The Sulfuricurvum sp. IAE1 DNA segment TCGTACGGATAGACGCCGCACAAACCACGTCCTTTCTGATGCACTTCCATCATAATCGCATGGGCTTCATGAAAATTTTTACGAAAAACGCCGATCAGAATATCGACGACGAAATCCATCGACGTATAATCATCATTCAGCAAAAACACCTTGTACTGTTTGGGATGGGCCAGCGTCGTACCGCTTTCCAGCTCATGTTTCAGCGCCATATTGAACTATACCCTATTTTTGGAAATTTGCCGCATGAACGAAATCGTCAAGAATCGCTTCGGGGCTCTCAAGACCGATCGAAATGCGTACAAGCCCGGGGGTTATCCCCAAAAACTCGCGGGTCGGTTCGTCAAAATCGCGGTAAATGGTCGATGCCATGTGCAACCCCAACG contains these protein-coding regions:
- a CDS encoding ATP-dependent Clp protease adaptor ClpS, which translates into the protein MALKHELESGTTLAHPKQYKVFLLNDDYTSMDFVVDILIGVFRKNFHEAHAIMMEVHQKGRGLCGVYPYEIAEMKVYQVGAMARENGFPLKAILEEA